In the Methylophilus sp. 5 genome, one interval contains:
- the ispG gene encoding flavodoxin-dependent (E)-4-hydroxy-3-methylbut-2-enyl-diphosphate synthase yields MIARRNSLQVMVGHVAVGGGLHGSLVSPVVVQSMTNTDTADAAGTIAQVYELWQAGSEVVRITVNSAEAAAQVATIRKGLDALGCNVPLVGDFHFNGHKLLQAYPDCAEALAKYRINPGNVGKGSKRDEQFAAMIEAAIHYKKAVRIGVNWGSLDQAKMAQMMDDNGKAADPLSADALMREALIQSALESAQQAVDLGLNPNQIIISCKVSNVQDLVLVYQALGQRCDYPLHLGLTEAGMGSKGIVASTAALAILLQQGIGDTIRVSLTPEPGESRTKEVVVAQEILQTMGIRSFTPLVTACPGCGRTTSTYFQELALQIQTWLRNQMPVWRAEYPGVETLNVAVMGCVVNGPGESKLANIGISLPGTGETPVAPVFVDGEKTVTLKGDHIAEEFQRIVDEYVRMHYAEGGKLRAAKSGVIPIVAI; encoded by the coding sequence ATGATAGCGCGTAGAAACAGTCTCCAGGTCATGGTCGGACACGTCGCAGTGGGCGGTGGCCTGCACGGCTCACTCGTCTCACCGGTGGTGGTACAAAGCATGACCAACACCGATACGGCCGATGCCGCGGGCACCATTGCCCAGGTCTACGAACTCTGGCAAGCCGGCTCAGAAGTGGTGCGCATCACCGTGAACAGCGCCGAAGCTGCGGCACAAGTTGCGACAATACGTAAAGGCCTGGACGCATTGGGCTGCAATGTCCCGCTGGTGGGCGACTTTCACTTTAACGGCCATAAACTGTTACAAGCTTATCCTGACTGCGCAGAGGCCCTGGCCAAATACCGCATCAACCCCGGTAACGTTGGCAAAGGCAGCAAGCGCGACGAACAGTTTGCCGCCATGATTGAAGCCGCCATCCACTATAAAAAAGCCGTGCGCATAGGTGTGAACTGGGGCAGCCTGGACCAGGCCAAAATGGCGCAAATGATGGACGATAATGGCAAGGCTGCTGACCCGCTCTCTGCCGATGCCTTGATGCGTGAAGCACTGATTCAGTCCGCCCTCGAAAGCGCCCAGCAAGCGGTCGATTTGGGCCTAAACCCTAATCAAATTATTATTTCGTGCAAAGTGAGCAATGTGCAAGACCTGGTGCTGGTTTACCAGGCGCTAGGCCAGCGTTGCGATTACCCTTTGCATTTAGGTCTGACTGAAGCAGGCATGGGCTCCAAAGGCATTGTCGCCTCAACCGCCGCGCTGGCAATTTTATTACAGCAAGGTATAGGCGACACCATACGCGTCTCACTCACGCCTGAGCCTGGCGAATCCCGCACCAAAGAGGTGGTGGTTGCGCAGGAAATTCTGCAAACCATGGGCATACGTTCGTTTACGCCTTTGGTCACAGCCTGCCCCGGTTGCGGCCGCACCACCAGCACCTACTTTCAAGAGCTGGCATTGCAAATTCAAACCTGGCTACGTAATCAGATGCCGGTTTGGCGTGCCGAATATCCAGGGGTAGAAACACTCAATGTGGCCGTGATGGGCTGCGTGGTAAATGGCCCCGGTGAGTCTAAACTGGCCAATATCGGCATCAGCCTGCCTGGCACGGGCGAAACCCCTGTCGCACCGGTATTTGTCGATGGTGAAAAAACCGTCACCCTCAAAGGTGACCATATTGCCGAAGAATTCCAACGCATTGTGGACGAGTATGTCCGCATGCATTACGCCGAAGGTGGCAAGCTGCGCGCGGCCAAATCCGGCGTGATTCCCATAGTCGCTATTTAG
- a CDS encoding SIMPL domain-containing protein has protein sequence MSEQKHFFNAMTALGLLLAVGMASAAFILGVQAKHAVSSQQSITVKGLAEKPIKADRAQWTINIGVVAPTQAETLQAIDRERAVLANFLDLQGLDSSMRTVNVQTLGPHYEEEYIHDSPRQVQRGFEGYQSVHISSTDLKKIAAANQAILSLRADNHPVTSQPPEFLVSNLENVKMSLIADATKNARTRATEFVKQDGVKVGVMKSASQGAFYILPATGGEDSDNSYGGIYDKSTVDKIARVVVTVVYNIE, from the coding sequence ATGTCAGAGCAAAAACACTTTTTTAATGCCATGACGGCATTAGGCCTGCTCTTGGCAGTGGGCATGGCGTCAGCGGCCTTTATTTTGGGCGTGCAGGCAAAACATGCCGTCTCCAGCCAGCAATCCATTACTGTCAAAGGCCTGGCAGAAAAACCCATCAAAGCGGATCGAGCCCAATGGACGATTAACATTGGTGTGGTTGCCCCCACCCAGGCAGAAACCTTGCAAGCGATTGACCGTGAGCGCGCTGTTTTAGCCAATTTTCTTGACCTGCAAGGCCTGGACTCAAGCATGCGCACGGTCAATGTGCAAACACTGGGGCCACATTATGAAGAAGAATATATACACGACAGCCCACGCCAGGTACAACGCGGTTTTGAGGGCTATCAAAGCGTGCACATCAGCAGCACAGATCTCAAAAAAATTGCAGCAGCCAATCAGGCTATTTTGAGCTTGCGTGCAGATAACCACCCGGTCACCTCACAACCACCAGAGTTCCTGGTCAGCAATCTCGAAAACGTTAAAATGTCACTGATTGCAGACGCGACTAAAAATGCACGCACCCGGGCGACAGAGTTTGTGAAACAAGATGGCGTGAAGGTTGGCGTGATGAAATCGGCCAGCCAAGGTGCGTTTTACATTTTGCCAGCCACCGGCGGGGAAGATAGCGACAACAGCTATGGTGGCATTTATGACAAATCCACCGTTGATAAAATTGCGCGTGTAGTGGTCACTGTGGTCTACAACATCGAATGA
- the pilW gene encoding type IV pilus biogenesis/stability protein PilW has protein sequence MKTTLFTPSAVMLTLASALWLSGCAQNPSSSSNNLPYDQQPIGRETGDVESARVHTELGAEYFRLKRYEVALEEFSTAIERSPNYALAYNGLGLVYASLGDQARAEDAFKRAIQLQPANSESHNNYGRFLCDQGKYDASQKEFMLAVKNPLYKTPQVALYNAGVCALRAQQKTQAENYFFHALQVDPLAHASAYQLANLQFSRGEAALALNTIQNSVNVAPTPESLFLAVRVCRALQMPDDASYYSVQLHKLFPNANETKQLLKME, from the coding sequence ATGAAAACAACCTTATTCACGCCATCCGCGGTCATGCTTACCCTGGCCTCAGCGCTGTGGCTGTCAGGTTGTGCGCAAAATCCGTCTTCAAGCAGCAATAATTTGCCTTATGACCAGCAACCCATCGGCAGGGAAACCGGCGATGTTGAGTCTGCGCGCGTGCATACCGAATTAGGCGCTGAATATTTTCGCCTCAAGCGCTATGAGGTGGCATTAGAAGAATTTAGTACAGCCATTGAGCGCAGCCCTAATTATGCCCTTGCTTATAACGGGCTAGGCCTGGTGTATGCCTCGCTCGGTGATCAAGCCCGTGCTGAAGACGCGTTTAAACGCGCCATTCAATTGCAACCAGCCAACTCAGAGTCACATAATAACTATGGCCGTTTTTTGTGTGACCAGGGTAAATATGATGCGTCACAAAAAGAATTTATGCTGGCGGTAAAAAACCCGCTGTATAAAACACCGCAAGTGGCTCTTTACAATGCAGGTGTGTGCGCCCTGCGCGCGCAACAAAAAACCCAGGCTGAAAACTATTTTTTCCACGCCTTGCAAGTTGACCCGTTGGCGCATGCCAGCGCGTATCAATTGGCAAACCTGCAATTTTCTCGCGGCGAGGCAGCACTGGCATTGAATACCATACAAAATAGTGTGAACGTTGCCCCCACACCAGAGTCCTTATTTTTGGCAGTACGCGTTTGCCGGGCATTACAAATGCCCGATGATGCCAGTTACTACAGTGTTCAATTGCATAAATTGTTCCCAAATGCCAACGAAACCAAACAATTGCTGAAAATGGAGTAA
- the bamB gene encoding outer membrane protein assembly factor BamB yields MRSFLPALRNQPQSLKHVTLAALFLLGSGLSACTAFNDVKTNLSESIFGAEPANPPVELEEIKSSYETRIVWSTDVGTAGRFTYTPVLADNLIYAVNAEGSVKQLSAETGKTLWETEIGEPISSGAGLGGGLVLVGTSKGHLFALNLNGKKLWSAVLSSEVQGQPRYYDGTVIVRTSDHHIYGIDAADGRRKWSYERATPSLSLKTQAGIVVDSGAIYAGFPGGKLVAIRADNGKMVWEATVAQPKGVTEIERIADITSLPFVDGPLVYVVAYQGKVAAVDRQRGQVVWNRDISSYVGLTADNNKIYLSHTVGSVYSLDSTNGKTFWRQANLGYRHLTVPLPLSNMVAVGDLEGYIHLLSQDDGSFVGRLQLGSKPIMSLIAGSNANQFIAQSRDGHLYAVTYK; encoded by the coding sequence ATGAGGTCTTTCTTGCCTGCCCTGCGCAACCAGCCGCAATCACTGAAACATGTCACGCTCGCCGCCTTGTTTTTACTCGGTAGCGGGCTTTCTGCATGCACAGCGTTCAATGACGTTAAAACCAACCTCAGTGAAAGCATTTTTGGCGCAGAGCCAGCCAATCCACCGGTAGAGCTCGAAGAAATCAAGTCCTCGTATGAAACACGCATTGTTTGGTCAACCGATGTTGGCACAGCAGGCCGCTTTACTTATACGCCGGTGCTGGCAGACAACCTGATTTATGCTGTGAATGCCGAAGGCAGTGTCAAGCAATTATCTGCCGAGACCGGCAAAACACTGTGGGAAACCGAGATTGGCGAGCCCATTAGCAGTGGCGCAGGCCTTGGCGGCGGCCTGGTGTTAGTCGGCACCAGTAAAGGGCATTTATTCGCCTTAAACCTTAACGGCAAAAAACTGTGGAGCGCGGTGCTCAGTAGTGAAGTACAAGGGCAACCACGCTATTACGATGGCACGGTGATTGTGCGCACCAGCGACCATCACATTTACGGCATTGACGCGGCTGACGGTCGTCGCAAGTGGTCGTACGAACGTGCCACGCCGTCACTCTCGCTCAAAACACAAGCCGGTATTGTGGTCGATAGTGGTGCAATATATGCCGGTTTCCCTGGTGGAAAACTGGTGGCCATTCGTGCCGACAATGGCAAAATGGTGTGGGAGGCAACGGTCGCCCAACCCAAAGGCGTGACCGAAATCGAACGTATTGCCGACATCACCAGCCTGCCATTTGTCGATGGCCCATTGGTGTATGTGGTTGCCTACCAGGGCAAAGTGGCTGCCGTTGACCGCCAGCGCGGACAAGTGGTGTGGAACCGTGATATTTCCAGCTATGTTGGCCTGACTGCAGACAATAATAAAATCTATTTAAGCCATACCGTCGGTTCAGTCTACTCACTAGACAGCACCAATGGTAAAACCTTCTGGCGCCAGGCTAACCTGGGTTACCGCCACCTGACTGTCCCGCTGCCTTTAAGCAATATGGTCGCTGTTGGCGACCTCGAAGGTTATATCCATTTACTTAGCCAGGATGATGGCAGCTTTGTTGGCCGACTACAGTTGGGTTCAAAACCCATCATGTCACTGATTGCAGGCAGCAATGCCAATCAGTTCATTGCGCAATCGCGTGATGGCCACCTTTACGCAGTCACATACAAATAA
- a CDS encoding RodZ domain-containing protein, whose translation MRVTSDDKTNVNPVPAEAEDKPKRGRKRKTEADQVSGQAYQVAMESQQAQASDEFTQTADAAEYTDAPEEYGAAMALESAPQPASATLAYGSGCGNVLKAAREAQGLSIHAVCSQLRLGIKQIQAIEQDDFDKLPQPSIVRGFIRNYARLLNIDVAPILEAYQRIVPNKAPLPLSVRSNASRSVIDKPVRVFRPQRLLTFLIFLILAAIAAYFYINHIKPQALKDAALALEVEEIADTTGQEIAIPVPEAAPPAPAPVAPVTENVDASTMTSAGNTAPVAASNEPTATTAMPLPADNTIVSTPTPATTQAAESTTLKATEPQKASLVFKVNEDSWVRIEDMQGKKLFSEVMPAGSERQVTTEKPVNITVGHASGTQLTIDNQPYDLTQATRGRVARIQLK comes from the coding sequence ATGCGCGTGACGTCAGACGACAAAACCAACGTCAACCCTGTACCGGCAGAGGCAGAAGACAAACCTAAACGTGGCCGCAAACGCAAGACCGAGGCTGACCAGGTGTCCGGCCAGGCTTATCAGGTGGCCATGGAAAGCCAGCAGGCGCAAGCCAGCGATGAGTTCACTCAGACCGCAGACGCTGCCGAATACACGGATGCGCCTGAGGAGTATGGTGCTGCCATGGCATTAGAAAGCGCCCCACAGCCAGCCAGCGCGACGCTGGCATATGGCTCAGGTTGCGGTAACGTGTTGAAGGCTGCGCGTGAAGCGCAAGGCCTGAGCATTCATGCGGTCTGCAGCCAGCTACGACTGGGCATCAAGCAAATTCAGGCCATTGAACAAGATGACTTTGACAAGCTGCCACAGCCAAGTATTGTGCGCGGATTTATCCGTAATTATGCCCGTTTACTCAACATTGACGTCGCCCCGATTCTTGAGGCCTACCAACGCATCGTGCCGAATAAAGCACCGCTGCCACTCAGCGTGCGTTCGAACGCCAGCCGCTCAGTGATAGACAAGCCGGTACGCGTATTCCGCCCGCAACGATTACTGACGTTTTTGATCTTTTTGATTCTGGCCGCGATCGCAGCCTACTTTTATATTAACCACATTAAGCCACAAGCGTTAAAAGACGCTGCCTTAGCATTAGAAGTGGAAGAGATTGCGGACACCACCGGGCAGGAAATTGCCATCCCGGTGCCTGAAGCTGCACCGCCAGCACCGGCACCAGTTGCTCCAGTGACTGAAAATGTGGATGCCAGTACCATGACATCCGCAGGCAATACTGCACCAGTGGCGGCAAGCAATGAGCCAACGGCAACCACGGCCATGCCTTTACCTGCAGACAACACGATTGTCAGCACGCCTACCCCGGCCACCACCCAAGCCGCAGAAAGCACAACACTTAAAGCGACTGAACCGCAAAAAGCCAGCTTGGTGTTTAAAGTCAACGAAGACTCATGGGTGCGTATTGAAGACATGCAGGGCAAAAAACTGTTTAGCGAAGTGATGCCTGCGGGCTCTGAGCGCCAGGTTACCACTGAAAAACCAGTCAATATTACTGTTGGGCATGCCAGTGGCACACAATTAACCATTGATAACCAGCCTTATGACTTAACCCAGGCCACCCGTGGCCGCGTGGCACGTATTCAACTAAAATAA
- a CDS encoding ABC transporter ATP-binding protein encodes MTEILRIEQLSISPAHAPERKLVKQVSLTLARGKTTCIVGESGSGKSLTALSIMKLLSPQLRVQGQVFFQGQEISQHHETAMQHLRGRQMGMIFQEPMTSLNPVLTIGFQIGEPLQTHLGLKGLALKQKVAALLEQVGIDPARAGSYPDELSGGQRQRVMIAMSIACEPALLIADEPTTALDVTVQAQVLHLLDDLKNRLQMAMLFITHDFGVVADIADEVIVMFRGEIVESGNVAQVLQSPQHPYTRALLACVPDAEGKKVLQPMTYDWLAPA; translated from the coding sequence ATGACAGAGATTCTGCGCATAGAGCAACTCAGCATTAGCCCTGCGCATGCGCCTGAGCGCAAGCTGGTTAAACAGGTATCGCTCACACTGGCGCGCGGCAAAACCACTTGCATCGTCGGTGAATCCGGCAGCGGCAAAAGCCTGACTGCGCTGAGTATTATGAAGCTGCTGTCGCCACAATTGCGCGTGCAAGGTCAGGTATTCTTTCAAGGGCAAGAGATCAGCCAGCATCATGAAACCGCCATGCAACACCTGCGTGGGCGGCAGATGGGCATGATTTTTCAGGAGCCCATGACCTCACTCAACCCGGTGTTAACCATTGGTTTTCAAATCGGCGAGCCATTGCAAACCCATTTAGGCCTTAAAGGGCTAGCCCTCAAACAAAAAGTAGCCGCATTATTAGAACAAGTAGGTATAGACCCTGCACGCGCTGGCAGTTACCCGGATGAGTTGTCTGGCGGCCAGCGCCAGCGGGTGATGATTGCCATGAGCATAGCCTGTGAGCCTGCGCTGCTGATTGCCGACGAACCCACCACCGCGCTCGATGTGACGGTACAAGCGCAAGTATTGCACCTGCTGGATGATTTAAAAAATCGCCTGCAAATGGCTATGCTATTTATCACGCACGATTTTGGCGTAGTGGCAGATATTGCAGATGAAGTCATCGTCATGTTCAGAGGTGAAATTGTCGAGTCGGGTAACGTGGCACAAGTACTGCAATCGCCGCAACACCCCTATACACGCGCCCTGCTCGCCTGTGTGCCAGACGCCGAAGGCAAAAAAGTGTTGCAACCCATGACCTATGACTGGCTAGCGCCAGCCTGA
- a CDS encoding ATP-binding cassette domain-containing protein translates to MTDMLLQARHLNKTYRQRTGTLGLNTNTIHALDDVSLQLKQGTTLAVVGESGSGKSTLARGLLRLLPLDSGEVMFDGQDFLALDKSALRIARRHIQMVFQDPFASLNPRMRVGEIIAEGLVIHRIGTAQQQQAMVVQMLEKVGLHADDACKYPHQFSGGQRQRIGIARALILQPKLLICDEPVSALDVSVQAQILLLLKQLQQEMGLSYLFITHDLRVVRHIADAVLVMQKGKVIEQGSVETIYNAPQQKYTQQLLSAIPGHGLRAITA, encoded by the coding sequence ATGACTGATATGTTGCTACAAGCACGCCATCTAAACAAAACCTATCGCCAGCGCACCGGTACACTGGGGCTCAACACAAACACCATCCACGCGTTGGATGATGTCAGCCTGCAACTCAAACAAGGCACCACCCTGGCCGTGGTTGGCGAATCCGGTAGCGGTAAATCAACACTGGCACGCGGCCTATTGCGCTTGCTGCCGTTAGATAGCGGCGAAGTGATGTTTGACGGCCAGGACTTTCTCGCCTTGGATAAATCTGCATTACGGATCGCACGGCGCCATATTCAAATGGTGTTTCAAGATCCGTTTGCCTCGCTCAACCCAAGAATGCGGGTGGGCGAAATTATTGCAGAAGGTCTGGTCATTCACCGCATTGGCACTGCACAACAGCAACAGGCAATGGTGGTGCAGATGCTGGAAAAAGTCGGCCTACACGCCGACGATGCGTGCAAATACCCACATCAGTTTTCTGGTGGCCAGCGCCAGCGTATCGGCATCGCACGCGCGCTGATTCTGCAACCCAAACTACTGATTTGTGACGAGCCGGTGTCGGCCCTCGATGTGTCAGTGCAAGCGCAAATTTTGCTGCTGCTCAAACAGCTACAGCAAGAAATGGGGCTCAGTTATTTGTTTATTACCCATGATTTACGCGTGGTCAGGCACATTGCGGACGCCGTGCTGGTGATGCAAAAAGGCAAAGTAATTGAGCAAGGAAGCGTAGAAACCATTTATAATGCTCCCCAGCAAAAATATACACAACAGTTACTTAGCGCGATTCCCGGCCATGGGTTGCGGGCTATAACCGCTTAA
- the der gene encoding ribosome biogenesis GTPase Der, translating to MLPTIVLVGRPNVGKSTLFNRLTRSRDALVADLPGLTRDRHYGRGMGASQPYLVIDTGGFEPTADTGILKEMAKQTLLAIDEADVIIFLVDARAGLTPQEFTIAQTLRKAQRPILLAVNKTEGMRKAIVSADFHELGMGEPLSISSAHGEGVRDLIELALETIVEKEPEAAGPSNHDTPRIAIVGRPNVGKSTLVNALLGEDRVIAFDEPGTTRDSIEIALEKNGKQYTIIDTAGVRKRGKVFEAVEKFSVIKTMQAIEDANVAILVVDAKDGITEQDAHVAAYIVDAGRALVVAINKWDGLQDDEREWIKREIDRKLQFLDFAKFHYISALRKKGLNELLASVDVAFKAAMSDLATPQLTRVLGEATTQHQPPITRGIRPKLRYAHQGGSNPPIVVIHGNHVDGIKASYTRYLEGIFRKAFQLVGTPLRVQYNQGENPFDKEDERKKGEGLVTMRRRKNEMRAKLKQRNEQNKTKK from the coding sequence ATGCTACCTACCATCGTACTTGTTGGCCGACCCAATGTCGGCAAATCCACCCTCTTTAACCGCCTGACCAGATCACGCGATGCGCTGGTTGCCGATCTGCCAGGCTTAACCAGAGACCGCCATTACGGTCGCGGCATGGGTGCCAGCCAACCTTACCTGGTGATTGATACTGGCGGCTTTGAACCCACGGCAGATACTGGCATTCTGAAAGAAATGGCCAAGCAAACGCTGCTGGCGATTGACGAAGCCGATGTGATTATCTTTTTGGTCGATGCACGTGCTGGTTTGACACCACAAGAATTCACTATTGCGCAAACCTTGCGCAAGGCGCAGCGCCCTATTTTGCTGGCCGTCAACAAAACCGAAGGTATGCGCAAGGCCATCGTCAGCGCAGACTTTCATGAGTTGGGCATGGGCGAACCATTGTCCATTTCATCTGCCCATGGTGAGGGCGTACGCGACCTGATCGAACTGGCGCTGGAAACCATCGTTGAAAAAGAGCCCGAAGCGGCTGGTCCAAGCAATCATGACACGCCCAGAATTGCGATTGTGGGTCGCCCCAATGTCGGCAAGTCAACGCTGGTCAATGCCCTGCTGGGTGAAGACCGCGTGATTGCATTTGATGAACCGGGCACCACCCGCGACTCGATTGAAATCGCCCTCGAAAAAAATGGCAAGCAATACACCATTATTGATACCGCTGGCGTGCGCAAACGCGGCAAGGTATTCGAGGCCGTAGAAAAATTTTCTGTGATTAAAACCATGCAGGCGATTGAAGACGCCAACGTGGCTATTTTGGTGGTGGATGCCAAAGACGGCATTACTGAACAAGATGCGCATGTGGCGGCTTATATTGTTGATGCCGGGCGCGCACTGGTGGTTGCCATTAATAAATGGGACGGTCTGCAGGATGACGAACGCGAGTGGATTAAACGCGAAATTGACCGTAAATTACAGTTCCTAGACTTTGCCAAGTTTCACTATATTTCGGCCCTGCGTAAAAAAGGCCTGAATGAGCTGTTAGCTTCTGTAGACGTGGCGTTTAAAGCGGCCATGAGCGATCTGGCGACACCGCAACTGACGCGCGTACTGGGTGAAGCCACCACGCAACATCAACCACCGATTACGCGCGGCATTCGCCCTAAATTGCGCTATGCGCATCAGGGCGGCTCTAACCCGCCGATTGTGGTCATCCATGGTAATCACGTCGACGGAATCAAAGCAAGCTATACACGCTACTTGGAAGGCATTTTCCGTAAAGCCTTCCAATTGGTAGGTACGCCTTTGCGCGTACAGTATAACCAGGGCGAAAACCCGTTTGACAAAGAAGACGAGCGCAAAAAAGGCGAAGGCCTGGTAACGATGCGTCGCCGTAAAAACGAGATGCGCGCCAAGCTGAAACAGCGCAACGAGCAAAATAAAACCAAAAAATAG
- a CDS encoding tetratricopeptide repeat protein, translating to MAYDLEEQEQLDEFRAWWNKNGKLVIRLVIATAVAYGGWQGYQSWMNSKATAASTAYQTLVSTSLLDIDSKKAEQIGKDAQAIAADYSMTPYAGRAALFAGRALHEAQQSDAAEKQLRWALTDAKEPAIKQMAAVEIAGLQIERNALDDAKKTLTAIDDKGFDGIKNALLGDIYIANKQEKEAKEAYNKALQGLDPEGKLFYLTQQKLDALG from the coding sequence ATGGCATACGATTTGGAAGAACAGGAACAACTGGACGAGTTTAGAGCCTGGTGGAACAAAAATGGAAAACTGGTTATTCGCCTGGTAATCGCCACCGCCGTAGCTTATGGTGGCTGGCAAGGTTATCAATCCTGGATGAACAGCAAAGCGACAGCGGCATCAACCGCCTACCAAACACTGGTGAGCACATCATTGCTGGATATCGACAGCAAAAAAGCCGAACAAATCGGCAAAGATGCACAAGCCATTGCAGCCGATTACAGCATGACGCCCTATGCCGGCCGCGCCGCTTTGTTTGCGGGCCGCGCACTGCATGAAGCGCAACAGTCTGACGCCGCAGAAAAACAACTGCGTTGGGCGTTAACTGACGCCAAAGAGCCTGCTATCAAACAAATGGCAGCGGTTGAAATCGCCGGTTTGCAAATTGAACGCAATGCGCTTGATGACGCTAAAAAAACCTTGACGGCGATTGATGACAAAGGCTTTGATGGCATTAAAAATGCCTTGCTTGGTGACATTTACATTGCAAACAAGCAAGAAAAAGAAGCCAAAGAAGCTTATAACAAAGCGCTGCAAGGCCTGGACCCTGAAGGCAAGTTGTTTTACCTGACCCAGCAAAAGCTGGACGCTTTAGGATAA
- the hisS gene encoding histidine--tRNA ligase: MTQKFQSIKGFYDILPEATPLWFKLEDTARRILGQYGYNNIRMPLVEPTELFVRSVGEHTDIVEKEMYAWEDKLNGDKLTLRPEGTAGCVRAVVEHNLTYNGPQRLWYMGPMFRHENVQKGRQRQFHQIGVEAFGFEGPDVDAEQIVLLARLWQALGIADVELQLNSIGDADERAHYRQTLIAYFEQHTELLDEDAKRRLHSNPLRILDSKNPRMQAMCEAAPKLMDCLGEASKQHFAQLCALLDQAGIAYTINNRLVRGLDYYNRTVFEWVTTKLGAQGTIAGGGRYDTLVERIGGNATPACGFGIGLERVFLLMQEYGVTAANQADIYLVNVGELAEQKAFTVAESLRSMGLSVVLHAGGGSFKSQMKKADRSGAKFAAILGDDEANANELSLKPMLGQGEQARVKLDQVLSIVQAS, translated from the coding sequence ATGACGCAAAAATTTCAATCAATTAAAGGCTTCTACGACATTCTGCCGGAAGCCACCCCTCTCTGGTTCAAGCTGGAAGATACTGCCCGCCGTATTTTGGGCCAATATGGTTATAACAATATCCGTATGCCACTGGTCGAACCGACAGAGCTGTTTGTACGCAGCGTTGGCGAACATACCGACATTGTCGAAAAAGAAATGTATGCCTGGGAAGACAAACTCAATGGCGACAAACTGACCCTGCGCCCGGAAGGCACAGCCGGGTGCGTGCGTGCCGTGGTCGAACATAACCTGACCTACAATGGGCCGCAACGCTTGTGGTATATGGGCCCGATGTTTCGCCATGAAAACGTACAAAAAGGCCGCCAGCGCCAGTTTCATCAAATTGGGGTTGAAGCCTTTGGCTTTGAAGGCCCTGACGTAGATGCCGAGCAAATTGTATTATTGGCGCGATTATGGCAAGCGCTTGGCATTGCAGACGTTGAATTACAGTTAAACAGTATTGGCGATGCCGACGAACGTGCACACTATCGCCAAACCCTGATTGCTTATTTTGAGCAACACACGGAGTTGTTGGATGAAGATGCCAAGCGGCGCCTGCACAGCAACCCTTTACGTATTTTGGATAGCAAAAACCCCCGCATGCAAGCCATGTGCGAAGCGGCGCCTAAGTTAATGGATTGCCTGGGCGAGGCCTCGAAACAGCATTTCGCACAACTCTGCGCCCTGCTCGACCAAGCTGGCATTGCTTATACCATTAATAACAGGTTGGTGCGCGGACTCGACTATTACAACCGTACCGTGTTTGAATGGGTCACCACCAAACTGGGCGCCCAGGGCACCATTGCCGGCGGTGGCCGCTACGATACCCTGGTAGAGCGCATCGGTGGTAACGCCACCCCTGCCTGCGGCTTTGGCATTGGCCTCGAGCGTGTATTCTTGCTGATGCAGGAATACGGTGTTACCGCGGCCAACCAGGCTGACATTTACCTGGTGAATGTTGGCGAGCTGGCAGAACAGAAAGCCTTTACCGTAGCTGAAAGCCTGCGTAGCATGGGCTTGAGTGTGGTGCTGCACGCGGGCGGTGGCAGCTTTAAATCACAAATGAAAAAAGCTGACCGTAGTGGCGCCAAGTTTGCCGCCATTTTGGGCGACGACGAAGCCAACGCCAATGAGCTCAGCCTGAAACCCATGCTGGGGCAAGGTGAGCAAGCACGTGTGAAACTTGATCAGGTGTTGAGCATCGTTCAAGCCAGTTAA